The following coding sequences lie in one Brevibacterium marinum genomic window:
- a CDS encoding SDR family NAD(P)-dependent oxidoreductase, which yields MSALDNRIIIVTGAASGIGKGIATRLAADGATVVVADLDETKSQETASALGNESIGLSVDVTDRAKVDAMTAEVIETFGRIDVLVNNAGWDKVEPFMESTAETWDRVIAINLIGTLNCTQSAAAHMIAAESGAVISIGSDAGRVGSSGEAVYSAAKGGIISFSKTFAREVARHNITANCVCPGPADTPLFAEISEDNPKLRTALEKAIPMRRLAHPHDLANAVAFFARPESAYVTGQTLSVSGGLTMA from the coding sequence ATGTCCGCACTGGACAACCGCATCATCATCGTCACCGGCGCCGCCTCCGGAATCGGCAAGGGCATCGCCACCCGTCTGGCCGCCGACGGAGCCACCGTCGTCGTGGCCGACCTCGACGAGACGAAATCCCAGGAGACCGCCTCGGCGCTGGGCAACGAATCCATCGGCCTCTCCGTCGATGTCACCGATCGGGCCAAGGTCGATGCCATGACCGCTGAAGTGATCGAGACCTTCGGACGCATCGATGTCCTGGTCAACAACGCCGGCTGGGACAAGGTCGAGCCCTTCATGGAGTCAACGGCCGAAACCTGGGATCGCGTCATCGCCATCAACCTGATCGGCACGCTCAACTGCACGCAGTCGGCTGCGGCCCACATGATCGCCGCCGAATCCGGGGCCGTGATCAGCATCGGCTCCGACGCCGGACGTGTGGGCTCGAGCGGTGAAGCCGTCTACTCGGCGGCCAAGGGCGGCATCATCTCCTTCTCCAAGACCTTCGCCCGTGAGGTCGCACGGCACAACATCACGGCCAACTGCGTCTGCCCGGGACCTGCCGACACCCCTCTGTTCGCCGAGATCTCGGAAGACAACCCGAAGCTGCGGACCGCACTGGAAAAGGCGATCCCGATGCGTCGCCTCGCTCATCCCCACGACCTGGCGAATGCCGTCGCCTTCTTCGCCCGTCCCGAATCCGCCTACGTCACGGGTCAGACGCTGTCCGTCTCCGGCGGACTCACCATGGCCTGA
- a CDS encoding acyl-CoA dehydrogenase family protein yields the protein MDFAITPGAETLLDKAAAFEERLISEAPSREANGQIGTEIAREMGSAGLIAPELSTHLGGQNQSKVTAGLVTEAVARGDLNVAYLQVVGSLMGQVIARNASAEVAEHYCRLITSGAGTVAIGLSEPEAGSDAGNPGTTATRDGDDWIINGTKSMSLALTSTATVIFARTDPDATRGKGISAFLVDLDSPGVTRTAIVDMGQSAVARGSVDFTDVRVSADHLLGAEGAAFSQVMQGFDFSRALIGLQCTGSAGRAIEDTWGYVKGREAFDQPLSTFQGVSFPLAEAETKMAAARLLCLNTLWLGDEGLPHTSQAAMCKWWAPLEAYHAIHQCLLLHGQNGYKQDRDIQKRLRDVLGMQIGDGTAQIMKLVIARESAGRAYAP from the coding sequence GTGGACTTCGCAATCACCCCAGGGGCCGAAACATTGCTCGACAAGGCGGCAGCGTTCGAGGAACGCCTCATCTCCGAGGCACCTTCTCGCGAGGCCAACGGGCAGATCGGCACCGAGATCGCCCGCGAAATGGGCAGCGCGGGACTCATCGCACCCGAACTCTCGACCCACCTCGGCGGACAGAATCAGTCGAAGGTGACCGCCGGCTTGGTCACCGAGGCGGTCGCTCGAGGCGACCTCAACGTAGCGTATCTGCAGGTCGTGGGCTCACTGATGGGTCAGGTCATCGCCCGCAACGCGAGCGCCGAGGTGGCCGAGCACTATTGCCGTCTCATCACTTCCGGTGCCGGGACAGTGGCCATCGGCCTCTCCGAACCCGAAGCGGGTTCGGATGCAGGCAATCCTGGGACCACGGCCACACGTGATGGCGACGATTGGATCATCAACGGCACGAAGTCCATGTCACTGGCGCTGACATCGACGGCCACAGTCATCTTCGCCAGAACCGATCCGGACGCAACCAGAGGCAAGGGCATCTCCGCCTTCCTCGTCGACCTCGACTCCCCGGGAGTGACCCGCACGGCGATCGTCGATATGGGACAGTCCGCGGTCGCCCGCGGCTCTGTCGACTTCACCGATGTCAGGGTCTCGGCCGACCACCTCCTCGGCGCGGAGGGAGCAGCGTTCTCCCAGGTCATGCAGGGATTCGACTTCTCCCGGGCCCTCATCGGCCTGCAATGCACGGGCAGTGCCGGCCGAGCGATCGAGGACACCTGGGGATATGTGAAGGGCCGGGAAGCCTTCGACCAGCCCTTGTCGACGTTCCAGGGGGTCTCCTTTCCCCTGGCCGAGGCCGAGACGAAGATGGCCGCCGCACGACTCCTGTGCCTGAACACGCTCTGGCTCGGCGATGAGGGTCTGCCCCACACCTCGCAGGCGGCCATGTGCAAATGGTGGGCCCCGCTCGAGGCCTATCACGCCATCCACCAGTGCCTCCTCCTGCACGGCCAGAACGGCTACAAACAGGACCGAGACATTCAGAAACGACTCCGTGACGTGCTCGGCATGCAGATCGGGGACGGCACCGCACAGATCATGAAACTCGTCATCGCCAGGGAATCGGCCGGACGCGCCTACGCCCCCTGA
- a CDS encoding enoyl-CoA hydratase-related protein translates to MPDTHESAGTTQEFDDILYEVEESFAVITINRPDSFNSFRSQTVDELIEALTLAWGDNRVRSIILTGSGQKSFCAGGDVKQKAKTGDYGPSRYGMFRISELHKTMRSVPKPIIAAVNGVAIGGGNVLNTLCDITIAATHARFGQAGPKVGSFDAGYGSAFLARIIGEKRAREMWYFCELIDAPKAESWGLANEVVEAEELMPRARDRARALGLKAPTALRFLKQSFNADSEMQTGVTNLAMSALDLYAHSPESHEGAEAFAEKRDPDFSGFDGAH, encoded by the coding sequence ATGCCGGACACACACGAATCCGCAGGCACCACACAGGAGTTCGACGACATCCTCTATGAGGTGGAGGAGTCGTTCGCGGTCATCACCATCAACCGTCCCGACTCGTTCAATTCCTTCCGCTCACAGACCGTCGATGAACTCATCGAGGCACTGACCCTGGCCTGGGGCGACAACCGAGTCCGCTCCATCATCCTCACCGGCTCCGGGCAGAAGTCGTTCTGTGCCGGCGGCGACGTCAAGCAGAAGGCGAAGACCGGAGACTACGGTCCCAGCCGATACGGCATGTTCCGCATCTCGGAACTGCACAAGACCATGCGCTCCGTGCCGAAGCCCATCATCGCCGCGGTCAACGGCGTCGCCATCGGCGGCGGCAACGTCCTCAACACTCTCTGCGACATCACGATCGCCGCCACACACGCCCGATTCGGACAGGCCGGACCGAAGGTCGGATCCTTCGACGCCGGGTACGGTTCAGCCTTTTTGGCCAGGATCATCGGTGAGAAGCGTGCCCGCGAGATGTGGTACTTCTGCGAACTCATCGATGCTCCGAAAGCCGAAAGCTGGGGGCTGGCCAATGAGGTCGTCGAGGCCGAGGAGCTCATGCCGCGGGCCAGGGACCGGGCACGTGCCCTCGGGCTCAAGGCACCCACTGCGCTGCGGTTCCTCAAGCAGTCCTTCAACGCCGATTCCGAGATGCAGACCGGTGTCACCAACCTGGCCATGAGTGCCCTCGACCTCTACGCACACTCACCGGAATCGCACGAGGGAGCGGAAGCCTTCGCAGAGAAGCGCGACCCCGACTTCAGCGGCTTCGACGGCGCTCACTGA